One genomic window of Tachypleus tridentatus isolate NWPU-2018 chromosome 12, ASM421037v1, whole genome shotgun sequence includes the following:
- the LOC143235328 gene encoding uncharacterized protein LOC143235328 isoform X3 yields MCFADLRQLLDLFMTWDWSTYFHDYGQENSKYLRVNPQVAVVLLKKHILREVLTKIIAHCTWICLIKSVRSVTLVTSWTQFSSSSQGYHKSSQHSFHLCKFLRKF; encoded by the exons ATGTGCTTTGCTGATCTTAGGCAG CTTCTAGATCTTTTCATGACATGGGACTGGTCAACCTACTTTCATGACTATGGACAAGAAAATAGCAAGTATTTAAGGGTAAACCCACAAGTTGCTGTAGTTCTGCTTAAAAA ACATATCTTAAGGGAAGTGCTCACCAAGATTATTGCTCACTGCACCTGGATCTGCTTAATTaaaagtgtgagaagtgtaactttAGTGACATCTTGGACCCAGTTCTCCTCTAGTTCTCAGGGATATCATAAATCGTCAcaacatagtt
- the LOC143235328 gene encoding exocyst complex component 6-like isoform X2 gives MFANSEPVRGFEEGALQMCFADLRQLLDLFMTWDWSTYFHDYGQENSKYLRVNPQVAVVLLKKHILREVLTKIIAHCTWICLIKSVRSVTLVTSWTQFSSSSQGYHKSSQHSFHLCKFLRKF, from the exons A TGTTTGCTAATTCAGAACCTGTTAGAGGGTTTGAAGAAGGTGCACTCCAGATGTGCTTTGCTGATCTTAGGCAG CTTCTAGATCTTTTCATGACATGGGACTGGTCAACCTACTTTCATGACTATGGACAAGAAAATAGCAAGTATTTAAGGGTAAACCCACAAGTTGCTGTAGTTCTGCTTAAAAA ACATATCTTAAGGGAAGTGCTCACCAAGATTATTGCTCACTGCACCTGGATCTGCTTAATTaaaagtgtgagaagtgtaactttAGTGACATCTTGGACCCAGTTCTCCTCTAGTTCTCAGGGATATCATAAATCGTCAcaacatagtt
- the LOC143235328 gene encoding exocyst complex component 6-like isoform X6: MFANSEPVRGFEEGALQMCFADLRQLLDLFMTWDWSTYFHDYGQENSKYLRVNPQVAVVLLKNFML, translated from the exons A TGTTTGCTAATTCAGAACCTGTTAGAGGGTTTGAAGAAGGTGCACTCCAGATGTGCTTTGCTGATCTTAGGCAG CTTCTAGATCTTTTCATGACATGGGACTGGTCAACCTACTTTCATGACTATGGACAAGAAAATAGCAAGTATTTAAGGGTAAACCCACAAGTTGCTGTAGTTCTGCTTAAAAA tttcatgctataa